From Pelosinus fermentans DSM 17108, the proteins below share one genomic window:
- a CDS encoding sn-glycerol-1-phosphate dehydrogenase — protein sequence MNELLQKNPQELAGLEFVCSCGKTHSIDINDVRIGNHILTDIVDSLQSFPKGTLLLVADCNTFEAGGREVEDILSKTFQLEKLIFSNPHLHPDEASVEQLRSAMNSDITGIVVVGSGTLNDITRYVSFETKVPYIVVCTAPSMDGYASMVSPMIIKGVKVTYNAVYPYSIIADLSIMKEAPFHMIHAGLGDIAGKYSALADWKLASILHDEYYCEITAQLVEKAVEQCVSSAPAIMTRSPESIRSIIEGLILSGMCIGMTGSSRPASGEEHLLSHTWEMLGLIRGQETHLHGNQVGIGTEIILHVYQFLLQLDIHKVYADGKFRSFTREKWESHIKQLFGDVAPQIIKRKEPYVKFNEAAREEAAKHIVEKWEQMKEHVFLKMPSPSSYRKMMEDAGSHLGPLDLKLDRETFRLSLVTAKEIRQRFGVMQMLDDLGLLEEVAEMITAKYYL from the coding sequence ATGAATGAATTATTGCAGAAAAATCCGCAAGAGTTGGCAGGTTTGGAATTTGTGTGTTCCTGCGGAAAAACCCATAGTATTGATATTAACGATGTTCGCATTGGTAATCACATCCTTACAGACATTGTCGATTCTCTGCAGTCTTTTCCAAAAGGGACATTGCTGCTGGTTGCCGATTGTAATACCTTTGAGGCGGGAGGAAGAGAGGTTGAAGACATCCTTAGCAAGACCTTCCAACTGGAAAAACTGATTTTCTCCAATCCTCATCTCCATCCGGATGAAGCGTCAGTAGAGCAGCTTCGATCAGCCATGAATTCAGATATAACAGGAATTGTTGTTGTGGGTTCAGGAACACTGAATGATATTACCCGCTATGTCAGTTTTGAAACAAAAGTTCCCTATATTGTAGTGTGTACTGCGCCTTCTATGGATGGTTATGCTTCCATGGTGTCACCGATGATTATCAAGGGTGTTAAGGTTACCTATAATGCAGTGTATCCATATTCCATCATTGCCGATCTTAGCATTATGAAAGAGGCACCATTCCATATGATTCATGCAGGACTTGGCGATATTGCAGGAAAATACAGTGCTTTGGCAGATTGGAAATTAGCGAGTATTCTTCATGATGAATATTATTGCGAGATTACAGCCCAGTTGGTAGAAAAGGCTGTTGAGCAGTGCGTTTCCAGTGCTCCTGCTATTATGACAAGGTCACCAGAGTCCATTCGCAGTATCATTGAAGGTTTAATTTTATCGGGTATGTGTATCGGAATGACAGGAAGTTCCCGTCCAGCTTCAGGTGAAGAACATCTTTTATCTCATACCTGGGAGATGTTGGGGCTCATTCGTGGGCAGGAAACCCACTTACATGGCAATCAAGTAGGGATCGGGACGGAAATTATCCTTCATGTATACCAATTTTTATTACAGCTGGATATACACAAAGTATATGCGGACGGGAAATTCAGATCCTTTACACGGGAGAAATGGGAGAGCCATATAAAGCAATTATTTGGCGATGTTGCACCTCAAATTATCAAACGGAAGGAACCTTATGTGAAGTTTAATGAAGCGGCTCGCGAAGAAGCTGCCAAGCATATTGTGGAAAAATGGGAGCAGATGAAAGAACATGTTTTCTTAAAAATGCCATCACCGTCTTCTTACCGTAAAATGATGGAAGATGCAGGATCGCACCTGGGTCCATTAGATCTTAAGCTTGATAGGGAAACCTTCCGTTTAAGCCTAGTTACGGCAAAAGAAATTCGTCAGCGGTTCGGTGTGATGCAAATGCTGGATGATTTAGGACTCCTGGAAGAGGTAGCAGAAATGATTACTGCTAAGTACTATTTATAA
- a CDS encoding HAD-IIA family hydrolase, with protein MDNLQVLKQIKCFILDLDGTVYLGKKVLDGSMDFLEILGEKNIQFKFFTNNSSKNAKFYVKKIRSMGYAAKDDMMLISNQVIINHIQNTMQDKKVFVLGNEYLKSDFIYADINVVEEDPDVVVVGFDTSLVYENVSKACKFIRNGAVFLGVHPDFNCPIENGFIPDCGSICAMITASTGVKPEYFGKPSIHTLQYILNHTGLKAEEIAFVGDRLYTDIAIGQGNDAITILVLSGETKLQDLQGSDIQPTLIFDSLKEVKNALQEVC; from the coding sequence GTGGATAATTTACAGGTATTAAAACAGATAAAGTGCTTTATTCTTGATTTAGATGGAACGGTTTACTTAGGAAAAAAAGTGCTGGATGGTTCAATGGATTTTTTAGAAATCTTAGGAGAAAAAAACATACAGTTCAAGTTTTTTACCAATAACTCATCTAAAAATGCAAAATTTTATGTGAAGAAGATAAGAAGTATGGGGTATGCTGCGAAAGATGACATGATGTTGATTTCCAATCAAGTTATCATCAATCATATACAAAATACAATGCAGGATAAAAAAGTCTTTGTTCTAGGTAATGAATATCTAAAGAGTGATTTTATTTACGCTGATATTAATGTAGTAGAAGAGGATCCTGATGTTGTTGTGGTTGGCTTTGATACATCCTTAGTGTATGAGAATGTCTCGAAAGCTTGCAAATTTATTAGAAATGGTGCAGTTTTTCTCGGAGTACATCCGGATTTTAATTGCCCGATTGAAAATGGCTTTATCCCGGACTGCGGGTCAATTTGTGCGATGATTACGGCATCTACGGGAGTAAAACCAGAGTATTTTGGCAAACCATCCATTCATACCTTGCAATATATTTTAAATCATACTGGACTTAAGGCAGAGGAGATTGCTTTTGTAGGAGATCGATTGTATACAGACATCGCTATCGGTCAAGGCAATGATGCGATTACGATTCTTGTATTGTCCGGGGAAACCAAATTGCAGGATTTACAGGGATCAGACATACAGCCAACCCTGATCTTTGACTCTCTTAAAGAAGTAAAGAATGCCTTACAAGAAGTATGCTAA
- a CDS encoding PTS sugar transporter subunit IIB, with translation MRKFNVLSVCGSGTVTSSMIAEKLKEAMEEQGIKITATEAKPTEALQLSEGGNYDFITHTSPLPKGNYPVPTIDAVGFLTGFGEDEFLEEVMRVIKEIESKS, from the coding sequence ATGAGAAAGTTTAATGTACTATCAGTGTGCGGTTCTGGTACAGTTACTTCATCGATGATCGCCGAGAAACTAAAGGAAGCAATGGAGGAGCAAGGGATCAAAATTACGGCGACAGAGGCAAAACCAACGGAGGCACTGCAATTATCCGAAGGTGGTAATTATGATTTTATTACCCATACAAGTCCGCTGCCAAAGGGCAATTACCCTGTTCCTACCATTGATGCCGTCGGTTTTCTTACTGGCTTTGGCGAGGATGAATTCTTAGAAGAGGTTATGCGTGTCATCAAAGAAATCGAAAGTAAATCATGA
- a CDS encoding L-ribulose-5-phosphate 4-epimerase, which translates to MLEELKVQVWEANLELQKRGLVLYTWGNASGFDKESGLVVIKPSGVEYEKLEPKDMVVVDLAGNQVEGGLRPSSDTPTHLVLYREFSGIGGIVHTHSTYATIWSQAGRGIPTFGTTHADYFYGEVPCTRKLKSAEVEGSYEDETGNVIVETMKGRVPVHVPGILVANHGPFSWGKDAHEAVYHGVVLEELAKMALHTCALNKEIEAIDQVLLDKHFLRKHGKNAYYGQGTL; encoded by the coding sequence TTGCTGGAGGAACTTAAAGTACAAGTATGGGAAGCTAATTTAGAACTGCAAAAAAGAGGACTCGTCTTATATACTTGGGGTAATGCAAGCGGCTTTGACAAGGAAAGCGGATTGGTTGTTATCAAACCCAGCGGTGTTGAGTATGAGAAATTAGAACCCAAGGATATGGTAGTAGTGGATTTGGCAGGGAACCAAGTGGAAGGGGGGCTTCGGCCTTCATCTGATACTCCCACTCATTTAGTGCTATATCGGGAATTTTCTGGTATTGGAGGCATTGTTCATACCCATTCTACCTACGCTACGATTTGGTCTCAAGCCGGCAGAGGCATTCCAACATTTGGTACGACTCATGCAGATTATTTTTATGGTGAGGTTCCATGTACTCGTAAATTAAAATCAGCAGAAGTTGAAGGAAGCTATGAAGATGAAACTGGAAACGTTATTGTAGAGACTATGAAGGGAAGAGTTCCTGTTCATGTTCCGGGAATTTTAGTAGCGAACCATGGCCCGTTTTCCTGGGGGAAAGATGCTCATGAAGCTGTTTATCATGGCGTAGTATTAGAGGAGCTTGCTAAAATGGCTCTTCATACTTGTGCTTTAAATAAAGAAATTGAGGCAATTGATCAGGTGCTGCTTGATAAGCATTTTTTAAGAAAGCATGGGAAAAACGCCTATTATGGGCAAGGCACATTATGA
- a CDS encoding PTS sugar transporter subunit IIA, with product MLDLDLVVLHMEAETSNEIIQNLGALMLSKGYVKDSYIEAVLERERNLPTGLPIGDFCVAIPHTDSGHVNQSNIAITTLKKPSVFHSMVNPEEKLNVEVVFLLAVKDPNLQIQLLKNLMSVFQNKELLIKVRDASSKEEISELLSCLAQ from the coding sequence ATGCTGGATTTGGATTTAGTTGTATTACATATGGAAGCAGAAACTTCAAATGAAATTATTCAAAACTTAGGAGCCTTGATGCTATCGAAAGGCTATGTGAAGGATAGTTATATTGAAGCGGTACTGGAAAGGGAAAGAAATCTTCCTACAGGCCTTCCTATTGGTGATTTTTGCGTAGCGATACCTCATACGGATTCGGGTCATGTGAATCAATCGAACATTGCCATAACAACGCTGAAAAAACCATCTGTATTTCATTCGATGGTAAACCCAGAAGAAAAATTAAATGTAGAAGTCGTATTTTTATTAGCTGTGAAAGATCCCAACTTACAAATTCAATTACTAAAAAATCTAATGTCTGTTTTTCAGAATAAAGAGCTGCTGATCAAAGTTCGGGATGCCAGCTCCAAAGAAGAGATTTCAGAGTTATTAAGTTGCCTTGCCCAGTAA
- a CDS encoding PTS galactitol transporter subunit IIC, producing the protein MFFETLKEVFQTFGSPVFVPVIIFIISKILKVNNKKAFFSALYAGVGLEGFTLLLNAFTPIITPVVKSMVENTGIQLPVFDVGWQATALVAYSTEAGMIFLGVGLLVQTVLFLTRWTDVFQPGDLWNNYSYMVWGSMIYMVTKNMILSLGCMILLNMYSLLIAELIAKRWSTYYKYPNCTIIAMHNIEAALFTVAFDPILNAFGLNKIKLSPEELQKKLGFFGEPVSLGLLLGIFIGIMGNFKALGTLAAWGQVATMGIATSAIMAIFPRVAGLFAQAFLPITDAAKKSVKNGSKSRKWYLGVNDATGYGEPATLISGIILIPIMVFMALALPGNQVLPVVDLLALPFMVQGIVPLVNGNIFKVLITGTIWFSAGLYMCTYTAPMFTDICASVGVHLPVGALLITSFNILGKPLMGLVFLAFLSQSPVLIGIAVAVYLILYVLFRKNKEAVYDYLDQNALKNTAEEAKSEISA; encoded by the coding sequence ATGTTCTTTGAAACCTTAAAAGAAGTTTTTCAGACCTTTGGATCGCCTGTATTCGTTCCAGTTATCATTTTTATTATTTCGAAAATATTAAAAGTGAATAATAAAAAAGCTTTCTTCTCTGCCTTATATGCTGGAGTTGGGTTAGAAGGATTTACACTTCTGCTGAATGCATTTACACCGATTATTACACCCGTAGTCAAAAGCATGGTAGAAAATACGGGGATTCAACTTCCTGTATTTGATGTAGGCTGGCAGGCTACCGCATTGGTAGCTTACTCTACCGAAGCTGGCATGATTTTTCTAGGAGTTGGATTATTAGTACAGACGGTACTGTTTCTAACCAGATGGACCGATGTATTTCAGCCTGGTGACTTATGGAATAACTATTCCTACATGGTATGGGGTTCGATGATTTATATGGTAACTAAAAATATGATTCTATCATTAGGATGTATGATTTTATTGAATATGTATAGTCTGCTCATCGCAGAGCTCATCGCCAAACGCTGGTCAACCTATTATAAATACCCCAATTGTACAATTATTGCTATGCATAATATTGAAGCGGCACTGTTCACAGTAGCCTTTGATCCGATATTAAACGCTTTTGGTTTGAATAAAATTAAATTAAGTCCTGAGGAACTGCAAAAAAAATTGGGTTTTTTTGGTGAACCTGTTTCCCTTGGTTTATTGCTGGGCATCTTTATCGGCATCATGGGGAATTTCAAAGCCTTAGGTACATTGGCTGCATGGGGGCAAGTTGCGACAATGGGGATTGCTACAAGTGCGATCATGGCGATTTTTCCTCGTGTTGCAGGCTTATTTGCCCAAGCCTTTCTGCCAATAACCGATGCTGCTAAGAAATCCGTTAAGAACGGCAGTAAGTCACGTAAATGGTATCTTGGCGTAAATGATGCTACTGGTTATGGTGAACCTGCGACGTTAATTTCCGGTATCATTCTCATTCCCATTATGGTCTTCATGGCTCTTGCCTTACCAGGCAATCAGGTATTGCCCGTCGTTGATTTGTTAGCATTGCCTTTCATGGTACAAGGGATTGTGCCCCTGGTAAACGGCAATATCTTTAAAGTACTGATTACTGGTACCATATGGTTTAGTGCTGGTTTGTATATGTGTACCTATACAGCACCTATGTTTACTGATATTTGTGCATCCGTAGGCGTTCATTTACCAGTAGGTGCTTTATTGATTACCAGCTTTAATATCTTAGGAAAACCTTTGATGGGTTTAGTCTTTTTAGCTTTCCTCAGTCAATCTCCGGTTTTGATTGGTATTGCAGTAGCAGTGTATCTGATCTTGTACGTCTTATTCAGAAAGAACAAAGAAGCTGTATATGATTATTTGGATCAAAATGCCCTGAAAAATACAGCAGAAGAAGCAAAATCAGAAATATCTGCATAA